The proteins below come from a single Cottoperca gobio chromosome 11, fCotGob3.1, whole genome shotgun sequence genomic window:
- the LOC115015730 gene encoding cell division cycle-associated 7-like protein, which translates to MLQDKSFCWTEIWSKTKIKMTLTLKAPCFKSKFITAELARLFSQSDSEEEFEGFSEDKEEKKRRTFNKRLKTKMVDSEEDSEVDTGFYSDGEETTPPKRKSLLVALRFPVRRRSTPNPVKETPPLLRSRGRQRMKLLQQQQLQDEKEKEKEEEEEEEEEVQSQSLRKRDKNIQENKAMLSKLFADLSTMADLTLPNTPQKKKRGAEKATPRKRKFEPDMGSERRNPSRKARPPPNFAVEQKCEPRRRRWTVDIRKLVEVNIGVKKKKKKRRISRVSQIDVRSVDNVTKEDLDNIAYRKNDKIWDKDNGSSCHQCRQKTLDTKTVCRSGYCVGTKGQFCGACLKNRYGEDVSDVLLDPTWSCPICRDMCNCSLCRRKEGRCATGVLVGLARYNGHDNVHEYLESIRKDLQ; encoded by the exons ATGTTACAAGACAAAAGTTTCTGTTGGACGGAAATTTGGAGTAAAACGAAGATAAAAATGACCCTCACATTAAAG GCTCCATGTTTCAAATCCAAGTTCATCACTGCTGAGCTGGCTCGTCTGTTCAGCCAGTCCGACAGTGAGGAGGAGTTTGAAGGTTTCAGCGAGGataaggaagaaaagaaaagaagaacttTTAACAAACGGCTAAAGACCAAG ATGGTGGATTCAGAGGAGGACAGCGAAGTGGACACAGGCTTCTACTCTGATGGCGAGGAGACCACCCCACCAAAGAGGAAGAGTCTTTTAGTGGCCTTGAG ATTTCCCGTCAGAAGACGGTCTACCCCCAATCCAGTCAAAGAAACTCCTCCTTTACTGAGATccagaggaagacagaggatgaagctgctgcagcagcagcagctgcaggatgagaaagagaaggagaaggaggaggaagaggaagaggaagaagaggtcCAGTCTCAGAGCCTACGAAAACGAGACAAGAACATCCAGGAAAACAAGGCCATG CTGAGTAAGCTGTTTGCTGATCTGAGCACCATGGCTGACCTGACTCTGCCCAACACCCCTCAA aagaagaagcgggGGGCAGAGAAAGCGACACCCCGGAAACGTAAGTTTGAACCAGACATGGGGTCTGAAAGGAGGAACCCGTCCCGTAAGGCTCGTCCTCCTCCGAACTTTGCAGTGGAGCAAAAGTGCGAGCCACGTAGACGCCGTTGGACTGTAGACATTAGGAAACTGGTGGAG GTGAATATCggtgtgaaaaagaaaaagaaaaagaggaggatCTCCAGGGTGAGCCAGATTGACGTGAGGTCAGTTGACAATGTCACCAAAGAAGACCTGGACAACATAGCGTACCGCAAAAATGACAAGATCTGGGACAAGGACAAT GGCAGCTCATGTCACCAGTGCAGACAGAAGACTCTGGACACCAAGACAGTGTGTCGCAGTGGTTACTGTGTGGGGACCAAAGGTCAGTTCTGTGGGGCGTGCTTAAAGAACCGCTACGGGGAGGACGTAAGCGATGTACTGCTCGACCCG ACGTGGTCGTGTCCCATCTGCCGAGATATGTGTAACTGCAGTCTCTGTCGTAGGAAGGAGGGCCGCTGTGCTACCGGCGTCCTGGTGGGATTGGCCCGCTACAACGGCCACGACAATGTCCACGAGTATCTGGAGAG
- the LOC115015853 gene encoding lactose-binding lectin l-2-like: MLLFLFLFGLALGAVSPSDEPHVELQRASCPMLWYSFNGRCYKYVATGMTWADAELHCVSEGANLVSIHSRAEEDFVRSLVKNFDRHEKYTWIGLSDIHKEGRWMWSDGSAVNYVFWNSGEPNNDRGKEHCTHTNFNTQWNDVRCSEIYPCLCISRNLSLAAEIDIPV; this comes from the coding sequence ATGCTGTTGTTCCTCTTCTTGTTTGGTCTGGCTCTGGGTGCTGTGTCTCCTTCAGATGAACCTCATGTGGAGCTACAGCGTGCCAGCTGTCCCATGTTATGGTACAGCTTCAACGGTCGCTGCTACAAGTACGTCGCCACAGGCATGACCTGGGCTGACGCAGAGCTCCACTGTGTGTCAGAGGGAGCCAACCTGGTGTCTATCCACAGTCGGGCCGAAGAGGATTTTGTCAGATCTCTGGTCAAGAACTTTGATCGTCATGAGAAATACACTTGGATCGGACTCAGCGACATTCACAAAGAAGGCAGATGGATGTGGTCCGATGGGTCTGCAGTCAACTATGTCTTTTGGAATAGTGGCGAGCCAAACAACGACAGAGGAAAAGAACACTGTACTCACACCAACTTCAATACGCAGTGGAATGATGTCAGATGTTCTGAGATTTATCCCTGTTTGTGTATCTCCCGCAACCTGTCCTTAGCAGCTGAGATAGATATACCTGTCTGA